A genomic segment from uncultured Marinifilum sp. encodes:
- a CDS encoding BT4734/BF3469 family protein, whose product MNNSNISFFTKPITNTYPYRNINLVQVYELIKSDRYKEQTKILRNILLPKSARKYKAEHFDYVTFSGTFAKRADKDLIQHSNLLCLDFDHIENLKELKQSLLNDQYFETQLLFISPSGDGIKWIIEIDTQKETHQNWFQAISNYLHSSYKIIPDASGKDISRACFLPHDADVFINPKHLSEKQ is encoded by the coding sequence ATGAACAATTCAAATATCAGTTTCTTTACAAAACCAATTACAAATACATACCCTTATCGTAACATTAACTTAGTGCAAGTTTACGAGCTAATAAAAAGCGATAGATACAAAGAACAAACAAAAATTCTACGCAATATTTTATTGCCTAAGTCAGCGCGCAAGTACAAAGCCGAACATTTCGACTATGTTACCTTTTCAGGAACATTCGCCAAACGAGCCGATAAGGATCTAATTCAGCATTCAAATTTGCTTTGTCTCGATTTCGATCATATCGAAAATCTCAAGGAATTAAAACAATCCTTACTAAACGATCAATATTTCGAAACGCAATTGCTTTTCATTTCACCCTCAGGCGATGGTATAAAATGGATAATCGAAATTGATACACAAAAAGAAACACATCAAAACTGGTTTCAGGCAATTTCAAATTATCTGCATAGCTCTTATAAAATCATTCCCGATGCATCAGGAAAAGACATTTCAAGAGCATGTTTTCTACCTCACGATGCCGATGTTTTTATCAATCCAAAACATCTAAGTGAAAAACAATAA
- a CDS encoding helix-turn-helix domain-containing protein has protein sequence MKELESLVKDLAEDLSNLRQLFEIWNKGKFAKITNTWIDGKQVMLALKISQRTLQSLRSKGTLPYSSINNKFYYKISDIQSLLESNYNKKGKSK, from the coding sequence ATGAAAGAATTGGAAAGCTTAGTAAAAGACTTAGCCGAAGACCTTTCAAACCTTAGGCAGCTATTCGAAATCTGGAACAAAGGCAAATTTGCAAAGATCACAAACACTTGGATCGATGGCAAACAAGTAATGCTGGCATTAAAAATAAGCCAACGCACATTGCAAAGCCTTCGTTCAAAAGGCACACTTCCCTACTCTTCTATTAACAACAAATTTTATTACAAAATCAGCGATATCCAAAGCTTATTGGAGTCAAACTACAACAAAAAAGGAAAATCAAAATGA
- a CDS encoding helix-turn-helix domain-containing protein: MNQEENILNQLESIQKMLKQQVMFQKEMLDFKETKVYLNVSDAQLYKLVEARAIPHYKPSGRKLYFKLTELLEWLQANRIESQSEIDRIADQYITRNKLKL; this comes from the coding sequence ATGAATCAAGAGGAGAATATCCTAAATCAATTAGAAAGCATTCAAAAGATGCTTAAACAACAAGTAATGTTTCAAAAAGAAATGCTCGATTTCAAAGAAACAAAAGTGTATTTAAATGTATCCGATGCACAGCTTTATAAGCTAGTAGAAGCAAGAGCAATTCCACACTATAAACCAAGTGGACGCAAACTCTATTTTAAGCTTACAGAGTTATTAGAATGGCTGCAAGCAAATCGTATCGAATCACAATCCGAAATCGACAGAATTGCCGATCAGTACATCACTCGAAATAAATTAAAGTTATGA